A single window of Arcobacter venerupis DNA harbors:
- a CDS encoding DUF309 domain-containing protein has translation MKIDYNIFNQKTAIDRFIFAVENGFYVEAHELLEDDWNFYKKQGELNKALVLKGLINGATALALFHIKKRPLSYKKVWPAFEKYVPLLDVVDFEEKEKYYKVKDLLIVLSKKVEVKL, from the coding sequence ATGAAAATAGATTACAACATCTTCAATCAAAAAACAGCAATAGATAGATTTATTTTTGCTGTTGAAAATGGCTTTTATGTGGAAGCTCACGAACTGCTTGAAGATGATTGGAATTTTTATAAAAAACAAGGGGAATTAAACAAAGCTCTTGTTTTAAAAGGTTTAATAAATGGAGCAACTGCTCTTGCACTATTTCATATAAAAAAAAGACCTTTAAGTTATAAAAAAGTTTGGCCAGCTTTTGAAAAATATGTTCCGTTATTAGATGTTGTAGACTTTGAAGAAAAAGAAAAATATTATAAAGTAAAAGATTTATTGATTGTCTTGAGTAAAAAAGTAGAAGTCAAGTTGTAA
- a CDS encoding CNNM domain-containing protein, producing the protein MEVLILLFITVIGTSFLCSILESILLSTNITYISTLEKEHPTAGRLFKKLKLDIDKSIASILILNTTANTLGATAIGIQAKEVFEGDGTLIMATSIVLTFIILFVSEIIPKTIGAVYWRQLAIYTPRIIKVFIFITYPIILVTQFVTKKIGKESSNKISREELLQSTLLSEAEGVIGDLESKIIENTLELNSKKLKDILTPRSVVFAIEKNSLIKDLIEDKRTFKFSRVPVYEDHIDNIVGIILTKKLFKQSIKEKEITLENIMKPVFTLHENINVAKALKLFIQKKEHMFIVHDSYNQTEGIVTLEDCIETLLGLEIMDELDTTADMRKLALNKMKAKRKETKEII; encoded by the coding sequence ATGGAAGTCTTAATATTACTATTTATTACAGTTATTGGTACGTCTTTTTTATGTTCTATTTTAGAATCTATACTCTTATCCACAAACATCACTTATATTTCAACATTAGAAAAAGAGCATCCTACTGCTGGAAGACTTTTTAAAAAACTAAAATTAGACATTGATAAGTCAATTGCTTCTATTCTTATTTTGAATACTACAGCAAATACTTTAGGTGCAACAGCTATTGGAATACAAGCAAAAGAAGTTTTTGAAGGAGATGGCACATTAATAATGGCTACTTCAATTGTTCTTACTTTTATAATTTTATTTGTTTCTGAGATAATTCCTAAAACTATTGGTGCAGTTTATTGGAGACAATTAGCTATTTACACTCCAAGAATTATAAAAGTTTTTATATTTATTACTTATCCAATAATTTTAGTTACTCAATTTGTAACAAAAAAAATAGGTAAAGAAAGTTCAAATAAAATTTCAAGAGAAGAGCTACTTCAATCTACTTTATTAAGTGAAGCTGAGGGTGTTATTGGTGATTTAGAATCTAAAATTATTGAAAATACTCTTGAATTAAATAGTAAAAAATTAAAAGATATTTTAACTCCTCGTTCAGTTGTATTTGCAATAGAAAAAAACTCTTTAATCAAAGATTTAATTGAAGATAAAAGAACCTTTAAATTTTCAAGAGTTCCTGTATATGAAGATCATATTGATAATATTGTAGGAATAATCTTAACAAAAAAACTGTTCAAACAATCTATAAAAGAAAAAGAGATTACTTTAGAAAATATTATGAAACCAGTTTTTACATTACATGAAAATATAAATGTTGCAAAAGCTTTAAAATTGTTTATTCAAAAAAAAGAGCATATGTTTATAGTTCATGATTCATACAATCAAACAGAAGGAATTGTAACTTTAGAAGATTGTATTGAAACACTTTTAGGTCTTGAAATTATGGATGAATTAGATACAACTGCTGATATGAGAAAATTAGCTTTAAATAAAATGAAAGCAAAAAGGAAAGAGACAAAGGAGATAATATGA
- a CDS encoding ATP-binding protein, with the protein MSTSFDYEKLKLFYIGKEKIDESDFAPLVYKNKDLTTHAAIIGMTGSGKTGLGISLLEEAAIDNIPSIIIDPKGDMGNLLLTFPQLQGSDFEPWIEEQDAVNNGLSVSEYALKTAQTWKNGLEADFQNQERIQKLKDSADFTIYTPGSSAGVQISILSSFKAPSIEVLEDSELLVSLISSTVSSLLSLIDEKDDSSSKESILISSIFMNSYSLQKDLSIEELISFIVTPPFSKVGIFDLETFFPQNERLKLALKLNTIIANPSFKSWIEGQPLDISNLMYDENGKAKVSIFSIAHLNDSQRMFFVSLLLNQMVSWMRRQEGTTSLKALLYMDEIFGYFPPNANPPSKQPMLTLLKQARSFGVGIILSTQNPVDIDYKGLANIGTWFIGRLQTKQDKEKVIDGLSSAVEGKIDKNEIENLLSNLEKRTFIMKNINEDGIKVFQTRWALSYLKGPITKEQIKFLMSNKKVTTLTTKEESSTSKQKIETTNKQNSVKPLIPNILEQKYLYLSQSDSYYLQAYLLCKCSLHFSDTAKNIDLTSELNYGFYLQKETSNINYEEFEEVNNFSFETKERLNSNYYETPIFIQNEKELKQIQKDFTDYVYRNSKLTLFKNEALKIISKQNESLTDFKIRIQDRLNEKIDEQVENLQIKFKKTNDSIEDKLDNLFDKKEKEELQASSTTTDTIIAIGTSLLGAFFGKSTTSSTLGKVASSARGATRVLKERNDVKYVENEIQQLQIEKEELQKILEDEIEKINEENKISNFQIEEIFIKPKRTDIFNVKLELLWKEE; encoded by the coding sequence ATGAGCACAAGCTTTGACTATGAGAAATTAAAACTTTTTTATATTGGAAAAGAAAAAATAGATGAGTCAGATTTTGCTCCTTTAGTTTATAAAAATAAAGATTTAACAACTCACGCAGCAATCATTGGAATGACAGGAAGTGGAAAAACAGGTCTTGGAATTTCACTTTTAGAAGAAGCAGCAATTGATAATATTCCCTCAATTATAATTGACCCAAAAGGTGATATGGGAAATTTACTTCTTACTTTTCCACAGTTACAAGGAAGTGATTTTGAGCCTTGGATTGAAGAACAAGATGCTGTAAATAATGGTTTGAGTGTTTCTGAATATGCTTTAAAAACTGCACAAACTTGGAAAAATGGACTTGAAGCAGATTTTCAAAATCAAGAAAGAATCCAAAAATTAAAAGATTCTGCTGATTTTACTATTTATACTCCGGGAAGTAGTGCTGGTGTTCAAATATCAATTCTTTCATCTTTTAAAGCACCAAGTATTGAAGTTTTAGAAGATAGTGAGTTATTAGTTTCATTAATTAGCTCAACTGTTAGCTCACTATTATCATTGATTGATGAAAAAGACGATAGTTCATCTAAAGAGTCTATTTTAATTTCATCTATTTTTATGAACTCTTACTCTTTGCAAAAAGATTTAAGTATTGAAGAGTTAATCTCATTTATCGTAACTCCTCCATTTTCAAAAGTGGGAATTTTTGATTTAGAGACATTTTTCCCTCAAAATGAGAGATTAAAACTAGCTCTAAAACTAAATACAATTATTGCAAATCCCTCTTTTAAATCTTGGATTGAAGGTCAGCCTTTAGATATTTCAAATCTTATGTACGATGAAAATGGAAAAGCGAAAGTTTCTATATTTTCAATTGCCCACTTAAACGATTCTCAAAGAATGTTTTTTGTTTCACTTTTATTAAACCAAATGGTTTCATGGATGAGAAGACAAGAGGGAACAACTTCATTAAAAGCCCTACTTTACATGGATGAAATCTTTGGATATTTCCCTCCAAATGCAAATCCTCCATCAAAACAACCAATGCTTACACTTTTAAAACAAGCTAGAAGTTTTGGAGTTGGAATTATACTTTCTACTCAAAATCCAGTTGATATTGACTACAAAGGTTTAGCAAATATTGGAACTTGGTTTATAGGACGACTTCAAACAAAACAAGATAAAGAAAAAGTAATTGATGGTTTAAGCTCAGCCGTTGAGGGGAAAATTGATAAAAATGAGATAGAAAATCTTTTATCAAATCTTGAAAAAAGAACATTTATAATGAAAAATATAAATGAAGATGGAATAAAAGTTTTTCAAACAAGATGGGCTTTATCATATTTAAAAGGGCCAATCACAAAAGAGCAAATCAAGTTTTTAATGAGCAATAAAAAGGTAACCACACTAACCACTAAAGAAGAGAGTTCAACTTCTAAACAAAAAATTGAAACAACAAATAAACAAAATAGTGTAAAACCTCTAATTCCAAATATTTTAGAGCAAAAATATTTATACTTATCACAAAGTGATAGTTACTATTTACAAGCTTATTTACTTTGTAAATGTTCACTTCATTTTAGTGATACTGCAAAAAATATTGATTTAACATCTGAGTTAAATTATGGATTTTATTTACAAAAAGAGACTTCAAATATTAATTATGAAGAGTTTGAAGAAGTTAATAATTTTTCATTTGAGACAAAAGAGAGATTAAACTCAAACTATTATGAAACTCCTATTTTTATTCAAAATGAAAAAGAGTTAAAACAGATTCAAAAAGATTTTACAGATTATGTTTATAGAAATTCGAAATTAACTCTATTTAAAAATGAGGCTTTAAAAATCATCTCAAAACAAAATGAGAGTTTAACTGATTTTAAAATCAGAATTCAAGATAGATTAAATGAAAAAATAGATGAACAAGTTGAAAACTTACAAATAAAATTCAAAAAAACAAATGATTCAATTGAAGATAAACTAGATAACCTTTTTGATAAAAAAGAAAAAGAGGAACTACAAGCTAGTTCTACTACAACTGATACGATTATAGCAATAGGAACATCACTTCTAGGAGCTTTCTTTGGAAAATCAACTACTAGCTCTACTTTAGGTAAAGTGGCTTCTAGCGCAAGGGGAGCAACTAGAGTATTAAAAGAGAGAAATGATGTAAAATATGTTGAAAATGAGATTCAACAACTACAAATAGAAAAAGAAGAACTTCAAAAAATCCTTGAAGATGAAATAGAAAAAATAAATGAAGAGAATAAAATCTCAAATTTTCAAATAGAAGAGATTTTTATAAAACCAAAAAGAACAGATATTTTTAATGTAAAATTAGAACTATTATGGAAAGAAGAATAA
- a CDS encoding pyridoxamine 5'-phosphate oxidase family protein gives MAKNLNEFLETLKSLTISSLDENKNPFSSYAPFVKYNHKYYVYLSLMAKHSTNLTNNEMASIFFCEDEQDCKNIFGKKRVSIQCKTKRLEQNTENEKLILDEFRTKFESDMVNTLHKMGDFYLFEFTPFYGEAVFGFGKAYNLGGENFEEFVERTTNSSGHGHGSKKE, from the coding sequence ATGGCAAAAAATTTAAACGAGTTTTTAGAAACTCTTAAGAGTCTTACAATTAGTTCACTAGATGAAAATAAAAATCCTTTTTCATCTTATGCACCTTTTGTAAAATACAATCATAAATATTATGTTTATCTATCATTGATGGCTAAACACTCGACAAATCTAACAAATAATGAAATGGCTTCAATTTTCTTTTGTGAAGATGAACAAGATTGTAAAAATATCTTTGGTAAAAAAAGAGTATCAATCCAATGTAAAACTAAAAGATTAGAACAAAATACAGAAAATGAAAAACTGATTTTAGATGAATTTAGAACTAAATTTGAAAGTGATATGGTAAATACACTTCATAAAATGGGCGATTTTTATCTTTTTGAATTTACACCTTTTTATGGTGAAGCTGTTTTTGGATTTGGAAAAGCTTATAATCTTGGTGGAGAAAACTTTGAAGAGTTTGTTGAAAGAACAACTAACTCTTCAGGTCATGGTCATGGAAGTAAAAAAGAGTAA
- a CDS encoding DUF4393 domain-containing protein produces the protein MEEEVIKEASKLLPEVYKDLAQPATKEIGNVLGRSAKALLVPIRGFLWGWEKIEQVVTEGVEKRFEKIPEEKRKTPEPEIAVPLMQALTYTAQNETLREMYLNLLANSMNTDKEKDVHPSFVELIKQMNCLDAKVFNKLSIAIGYQKAINPNISILGKNEFFVNATPEWFLGWTIEEYNILMSQLV, from the coding sequence ATGGAAGAAGAAGTTATTAAAGAAGCGTCAAAATTATTACCTGAAGTCTATAAAGACTTAGCACAGCCTGCAACAAAAGAGATAGGTAATGTTTTAGGTCGAAGTGCTAAAGCTTTATTGGTTCCAATAAGAGGTTTTCTTTGGGGATGGGAAAAGATTGAGCAAGTTGTTACAGAAGGTGTAGAAAAGAGATTTGAAAAAATACCTGAAGAAAAGCGAAAAACTCCAGAGCCAGAAATTGCTGTTCCACTTATGCAAGCATTAACTTATACTGCACAAAATGAAACTTTAAGAGAAATGTATTTAAATTTATTAGCAAATAGTATGAATACAGATAAGGAGAAAGATGTTCATCCATCATTTGTTGAATTAATTAAACAAATGAATTGTTTAGATGCAAAAGTATTTAATAAATTATCCATTGCAATAGGTTATCAAAAAGCAATTAATCCAAATATATCAATATTGGGAAAAAACGAATTTTTTGTCAATGCGACTCCTGAATGGTTTTTAGGATGGACTATTGAAGAGTATAATATTTTGATGTCTCAGCTAGTTTAA
- the lpdA gene encoding dihydrolipoyl dehydrogenase, with amino-acid sequence MSKEIKAQVLVIGSGPAGYSAAFRSADLGMNVVLVEKFNTLGGVCLNVGCIPSKALLHVAKVKEEAEHISAHGLTYAEPTIDIAKIAAYKNGVVKKLTDGLSAMSKMRNVTVVQGTALFVDKNTVKVTGKEDVTITFENAIIAAGSRPIKLPFIPHEDPRIWDSTDALDLKEIPKKLLIMGGGIIGLEMGTVYQKLGSSIDVVEMQDQLVPVADKDVIKMYTKANSKRFNIMLNTKVAKVEAKEDGIHVSMEGEGIQAEPFVYDAVLVAIGRAANGKLLNLENAGVKVNDWGIIEVDKQMRTNVEHIFAVGDIVGQPMLAHKGVHEAHVAAEVIAGKKHYFEPKVIPSIAYTFPEIAWVGMTEKEAIAAGIDYEVSTFPWAASGRALASDVSQNGMTKLIFDKKDHTLIGGALVGDNAGELLGEITLALEMDCDAEDIALTIHAHPTLHESVGMAAEIYEGSITDLPNAKAKKK; translated from the coding sequence ATGAGTAAAGAAATTAAAGCCCAAGTTTTAGTAATAGGTTCTGGACCAGCTGGATATTCAGCTGCGTTTAGAAGTGCAGATTTAGGAATGAATGTTGTTTTAGTAGAAAAATTTAACACTTTAGGTGGAGTTTGTTTAAATGTTGGATGTATTCCATCAAAAGCACTTCTTCATGTGGCAAAGGTAAAAGAAGAAGCTGAGCATATTTCTGCTCATGGACTTACATATGCAGAACCAACTATTGATATAGCAAAAATTGCAGCATATAAAAATGGTGTTGTAAAAAAATTAACTGATGGTTTAAGTGCCATGAGTAAAATGAGAAATGTTACAGTTGTTCAAGGAACTGCTCTATTTGTAGATAAAAACACTGTTAAAGTAACTGGAAAAGAAGATGTAACAATCACTTTTGAAAATGCAATTATTGCAGCTGGTTCAAGACCTATTAAATTACCATTTATTCCCCATGAAGACCCAAGAATTTGGGATTCAACAGACGCTCTTGATTTAAAAGAAATACCTAAAAAACTTCTTATTATGGGTGGTGGAATTATTGGTCTTGAAATGGGAACTGTTTATCAAAAACTTGGCTCATCTATTGATGTTGTTGAAATGCAAGACCAATTAGTGCCAGTTGCTGATAAAGATGTTATCAAAATGTACACAAAAGCAAATAGTAAAAGATTTAATATCATGTTAAATACAAAAGTTGCAAAAGTTGAAGCTAAAGAGGATGGTATTCATGTATCAATGGAAGGTGAGGGAATTCAAGCTGAACCTTTTGTTTATGATGCTGTATTAGTTGCTATTGGAAGAGCTGCAAACGGTAAATTACTTAACCTTGAAAATGCTGGTGTAAAAGTAAATGATTGGGGAATTATCGAAGTTGATAAACAAATGAGAACAAATGTAGAACATATCTTTGCAGTTGGAGACATTGTTGGTCAACCAATGCTAGCTCACAAAGGTGTACATGAAGCTCATGTTGCAGCTGAAGTAATTGCTGGTAAAAAACACTATTTTGAACCAAAAGTTATTCCATCAATCGCATATACTTTCCCAGAAATTGCTTGGGTTGGTATGACTGAAAAAGAAGCAATCGCTGCTGGAATTGATTATGAAGTTTCAACATTCCCATGGGCTGCATCAGGAAGAGCATTAGCAAGTGATGTTAGTCAAAATGGTATGACTAAACTTATCTTTGATAAAAAAGACCATACTTTAATTGGTGGAGCTTTGGTTGGAGATAATGCAGGAGAGTTATTAGGTGAAATCACACTAGCTCTTGAAATGGATTGTGATGCAGAAGATATTGCACTTACAATTCATGCTCACCCAACACTACACGAATCAGTTGGAATGGCAGCAGAAATTTATGAAGGAAGTATTACTGACCTTCCAAATGCGAAAGCAAAAAAAAAGTAA
- a CDS encoding 2-oxo acid dehydrogenase subunit E2 has translation MSIEQIKLPDVGGEEVEIIEISVKVGDSIGEDDTIIVVETEKASMDIPAPFAGTIESLIVKAGDKIKEGDLIATLVTTSSASNETVKEVAIATPAKIVEEIKTEEKTVEVSTASQETTLVIEDIFVPDVGGDESVDVIEIIASVGDFLNEEDGIITLETEKATMDVPTPISGKLVEILVNAGDKVKTGSLIARIEKTVVASTPKEVAKEEVIVKNETPAKVESKVETVSVESHVTKTTGKAYASPSIRRLAREYGVDLTLVNGTGPKNRILKDDIRLYIKSVLSNPSCANLTTSSNTAGGLGFELAPLKEIDFSKFGEIEVVELSKIQKISGPSLQRNAIIIPHVTQFDEADITDLEEFRKEQNTIYSKMNSDVKISPLVFAVKAVAKALRLHPNFNASLSADGQSMIFKKYVNVAVAVDTPNGLVVPVIKDADKKGFEEIALELKELSIKAKAGKLTANDMQGACFTISSLGGIGGTAFTPIVNAPEVAILGLSKSEFKPKYNGKEFVPRLMLPLSLSYDHRAIDGADGARFVTTLSSLLGDIRKILL, from the coding sequence ATGAGTATTGAACAAATAAAACTGCCAGACGTTGGTGGAGAAGAAGTAGAAATTATTGAAATCAGTGTTAAAGTTGGTGATAGTATTGGTGAAGACGATACTATCATTGTAGTAGAAACAGAAAAAGCTTCTATGGATATTCCTGCACCATTTGCTGGAACTATTGAATCTTTAATTGTTAAAGCAGGAGATAAAATTAAAGAGGGTGATTTAATCGCTACTTTAGTTACAACTTCATCAGCTTCTAATGAAACTGTAAAAGAAGTTGCAATTGCAACACCTGCTAAAATAGTTGAAGAAATTAAAACTGAAGAAAAAACTGTAGAAGTAAGTACAGCTTCACAAGAGACAACTTTAGTAATTGAAGATATTTTTGTTCCAGATGTAGGTGGAGATGAATCAGTTGATGTAATTGAAATTATTGCATCAGTTGGGGATTTTTTAAATGAAGAAGATGGAATAATTACTTTAGAAACTGAAAAAGCTACAATGGATGTTCCAACACCAATTTCTGGTAAATTAGTTGAAATTCTTGTAAATGCTGGAGATAAAGTAAAAACTGGTTCTTTAATTGCAAGAATTGAAAAAACTGTAGTTGCTTCAACACCAAAAGAGGTTGCTAAAGAAGAAGTTATTGTAAAAAATGAGACGCCTGCTAAAGTAGAATCAAAAGTAGAAACTGTAAGTGTTGAATCTCATGTTACAAAAACAACTGGTAAAGCTTACGCATCACCAAGTATTAGAAGATTAGCTAGAGAATATGGTGTAGATTTAACATTAGTAAATGGTACAGGTCCTAAAAATAGAATTTTAAAAGATGATATTAGATTATATATAAAATCTGTATTATCAAATCCAAGTTGTGCAAATTTAACTACTTCAAGTAATACAGCAGGTGGTTTAGGATTTGAGTTAGCACCATTAAAAGAGATTGATTTCTCTAAATTTGGAGAAATTGAAGTTGTAGAATTATCAAAAATTCAAAAAATTTCAGGTCCATCACTTCAAAGAAATGCAATCATTATTCCTCACGTAACGCAATTTGATGAAGCAGATATTACTGATCTTGAAGAGTTTAGAAAAGAACAAAATACTATTTATTCAAAAATGAATTCAGATGTTAAAATATCTCCATTAGTATTTGCTGTTAAAGCTGTTGCAAAAGCATTAAGATTACATCCAAACTTTAATGCGTCATTATCTGCTGATGGTCAATCAATGATTTTCAAAAAATATGTAAACGTAGCAGTTGCTGTTGACACACCAAATGGTTTAGTAGTTCCTGTAATTAAAGATGCTGATAAAAAAGGTTTTGAAGAAATTGCACTTGAATTAAAAGAGCTTTCTATAAAAGCAAAAGCTGGAAAATTAACAGCAAATGATATGCAAGGTGCTTGTTTCACAATTTCATCACTAGGTGGAATTGGTGGTACTGCATTTACTCCAATTGTAAATGCTCCAGAAGTTGCAATTTTAGGATTATCAAAATCAGAATTTAAACCTAAATACAATGGAAAAGAGTTTGTACCAAGATTAATGTTACCATTATCATTATCTTATGACCACAGAGCAATTGATGGTGCTGATGGTGCAAGATTTGTAACGACATTATCGTCATTATTAGGCGATATTAGAAAAATACTTCTATAA
- the aceE gene encoding pyruvate dehydrogenase (acetyl-transferring), homodimeric type, with protein sequence MQNEYLKDINPEETNEWLEALDNIIEEGGPKRAHYILEKLIDKARRKGTYLPFRATTAYLNSIDVEDEPKMPGDRDIERRIRSAIRWNATMMVLRASKKNLELGGHIASFQSSATLYDVGFNHFFRAPNEKDGGDLIFFQGHIAPGIYARSFLEGRITKEQMDNFRQEVDGHGLSSYPHPKLMPDYWQFPTVSMGLGPIQAIYQARFLKYLTNRGIKDCSEQKVYCFMGDGECDEPESLGAISLAGREGLDNLVFVINCNLQRLDGPVRGNGKIIQELEGNFRGNGWRVVKVIWGRHWDALLQKDKSGKLLQLMEETVDGEYQNFKQKGGAYTREHFFNKYPETAKLVENMSDEDIFALNRGGHDPLKVYAAYKAAEITKDRPTVILAKTVKGYGMGEAAEGKNIAHGVKKVDLDSLRQFRDRFRIPFSDVELEKLPYYTFDEDSVEMKYMKARRAELHGFVPQRLEKFTNKLEIPSLAEFESITKGSGDREISTTMAFVRILNILVKDKNIGKQIVPIVPDEARTFGMEGMFRQIGIYSNEGQKYVPQDRDQVAYYKEDKEGQVLQEGINELGAMGSWAAAATSYSVNDVPMIPFYIYYSMFGFQRTGDMAWAAGDLRARGFLVGGTAGRTTLNGEGLQHEDGHSHILANTIPSCISYDPTYGYELAVIVQDGINRMYGEKQEDVFYYLTTMNENYKQPAMPEGVEEGILKGIYKLDTVDAANDYKVKLLGSGTILEQVRQAADILASEYGVKSDVYSVTSYNEIAREAQDVERYNLLHPDEEDKTPYVTTVLGEDKDNIIVSATDYMKIYSEQIRAYVKGSFKTLGTDGFGRSDSRANLREHFEVDANFIVYTTLYLLVENGKLDKKVLNEAIAKFKINPNKINPLYA encoded by the coding sequence ATGCAAAATGAATATTTAAAAGACATTAATCCAGAAGAAACAAATGAATGGCTTGAAGCCTTAGACAATATTATAGAAGAAGGTGGACCTAAAAGAGCACACTATATTTTAGAAAAATTAATTGATAAGGCAAGAAGAAAGGGTACGTATCTACCGTTTAGAGCAACAACAGCATACTTAAATAGTATTGATGTTGAAGATGAACCTAAGATGCCAGGTGATAGAGATATCGAAAGAAGAATCAGATCTGCAATTAGATGGAATGCAACAATGATGGTATTAAGAGCATCTAAAAAGAATTTAGAGCTTGGTGGACATATTGCATCATTTCAATCTTCTGCAACATTATATGATGTAGGATTTAATCACTTTTTTAGAGCTCCGAATGAAAAAGATGGTGGAGATTTAATTTTCTTCCAAGGGCATATTGCTCCTGGTATTTATGCTAGATCTTTCTTAGAAGGAAGAATTACAAAAGAGCAAATGGATAACTTTAGACAAGAAGTTGATGGACACGGTTTATCATCTTATCCTCACCCAAAATTAATGCCAGATTATTGGCAATTCCCAACAGTATCTATGGGACTTGGACCAATTCAAGCAATTTACCAAGCAAGATTCTTAAAATACTTAACAAATAGAGGTATTAAAGATTGTAGCGAGCAAAAAGTATATTGTTTTATGGGTGATGGTGAGTGTGATGAACCAGAATCTTTAGGAGCAATTTCTTTAGCAGGTAGAGAAGGTTTAGATAACTTAGTATTTGTAATTAACTGTAACTTACAAAGACTTGATGGACCAGTTAGAGGTAATGGAAAAATCATTCAAGAACTAGAAGGAAACTTTAGAGGAAATGGATGGAGAGTAGTTAAAGTAATCTGGGGAAGACACTGGGATGCTTTATTACAAAAAGACAAATCTGGTAAGCTTTTACAATTAATGGAAGAGACAGTTGATGGTGAGTACCAAAACTTTAAACAAAAAGGTGGAGCTTACACAAGAGAACATTTCTTTAATAAATACCCTGAAACTGCAAAATTAGTTGAAAATATGTCTGATGAAGATATTTTTGCTTTAAACAGAGGTGGACATGACCCATTAAAAGTTTATGCAGCATATAAAGCAGCAGAAATAACAAAAGATAGACCAACAGTTATTTTAGCTAAAACTGTAAAAGGTTACGGAATGGGTGAAGCAGCTGAAGGTAAAAATATTGCTCATGGTGTTAAAAAAGTTGATTTAGATTCATTAAGACAATTTAGAGATAGATTTAGAATTCCTTTCTCAGATGTTGAGTTAGAAAAATTACCATACTATACTTTTGATGAAGATTCTGTTGAAATGAAATATATGAAAGCAAGAAGAGCTGAACTTCATGGTTTTGTTCCTCAAAGATTAGAGAAATTTACTAATAAATTAGAAATTCCTTCTTTAGCTGAATTTGAATCTATTACAAAAGGAAGTGGTGATAGAGAAATCTCTACTACTATGGCTTTTGTAAGAATCTTAAATATATTAGTAAAAGATAAAAATATCGGTAAACAAATTGTTCCTATTGTTCCTGATGAAGCTAGAACTTTTGGTATGGAAGGTATGTTTAGACAAATTGGTATTTATTCAAATGAGGGTCAAAAATATGTTCCTCAAGATAGAGATCAAGTTGCATATTATAAAGAAGATAAAGAAGGTCAAGTACTTCAAGAAGGTATTAATGAACTTGGAGCAATGGGTTCATGGGCAGCAGCAGCTACTTCATACTCTGTAAATGATGTTCCTATGATTCCATTTTACATCTATTACTCAATGTTCGGATTCCAAAGAACAGGAGATATGGCATGGGCAGCAGGTGATTTAAGAGCTAGAGGATTCTTAGTTGGTGGAACTGCAGGTAGAACTACATTAAATGGTGAAGGTTTACAACACGAAGATGGACATTCTCATATTTTAGCTAATACAATTCCAAGTTGTATCTCTTATGACCCAACTTATGGTTATGAGTTAGCAGTAATTGTTCAAGATGGTATTAATAGAATGTATGGTGAAAAACAAGAAGATGTATTCTATTATTTAACAACAATGAATGAAAACTACAAACAACCTGCAATGCCTGAAGGTGTTGAAGAAGGAATTTTAAAAGGTATTTATAAATTAGATACTGTTGATGCAGCTAATGATTATAAAGTTAAATTATTAGGTTCAGGTACAATTTTAGAGCAAGTTAGACAAGCTGCTGATATTTTAGCATCAGAATATGGTGTAAAATCAGATGTTTATTCTGTTACTTCATATAATGAAATTGCAAGAGAAGCACAAGATGTAGAAAGATACAACTTATTACATCCAGATGAAGAGGATAAAACTCCTTATGTAACAACTGTATTAGGTGAAGATAAAGATAATATCATTGTTTCAGCAACTGATTATATGAAAATTTATTCTGAACAAATTAGAGCTTATGTAAAAGGTTCATTTAAAACTTTAGGAACAGATGGTTTTGGTAGATCTGATTCAAGAGCAAATTTAAGAGAACACTTTGAAGTTGATGCTAACTTTATTGTTTACACAACTCTATATTTATTAGTAGAAAATGGTAAATTAGATAAAAAAGTATTAAATGAAGCTATTGCTAAATTTAAAATCAATCCAAATAAAATTAATCCATTATATGCATAA